CGAGCTCATGCGCGATCACGCCGGCGAGCTCCTCGCGGCTGAGCTGTTGCATCAGGCCCGTGGTCACCGCGACCGCCGCATTCTCTGGATTGCGGCCGGTGGCGAACGCGTTGGGCTGCGCCTCGTCCATCACGAACACGCGCGGCATCGGCAGGCCGGCGCGGCCGGCCAATTCGGCCACGAGATGGACGAGGTCGGGCGCGCTGTTGCGGTCGACCTCATGGGCGCCGTACATCGACAGCACCATGCGGTCCGAATTCCAGTAGGCGAACAGGTTTGTCGCAGCCGCGATCACCAGCGCGATCATGGCCCCGCTGGCGCCGCCAATCAGATAGCCGACGCCCATGAAGAGGCCGGTAAGACCGGCCAGAAGAATGGCAGTCTTCAGATAGCTCATTGTCGTCTCCTTTGCCCGCCCGCGGCCGGACGCCGGGGCCGGCATCCCAAAGGTAGGAATTGCGCTGCCGGCGCTTCAAGATGCCGGGGTGCGTCGAGGCGCCGCGTTTGGCGGCGGAAACCACCCTCTCGGATTACCGAACCGTAATCTGCCGGCTCCGCCTGGCACTCGGGGCTTCCCGACGGTTGCCCATCGCCTGCTTGTACAACGCCAACACCGCCGTCTACATTGCCCGGCAACGAGCAGCGCAGGCGGTTGTTCCGCCCTGCGAAAGCAAAGCGCGAGGCAATCGCGTCTGTTCGTCGGAAGAACTGGGGAGGAATTGACCAATGTTTTCGCACGTCATGATCGGCACCAACGACCTCGAAAAGGCCAAGGCGTTTTACGACGCGCTGCTCGGCACGCTCGATATCCGGCCGGCCAGGGTCGACGGCCACCGCATTTTCTACATCACCAAGACCGGCATATTCTCGGTGTCGAAGCCGATCAACGGCGAGCCCGCAACCCACGCCAATGGCGGCACCATCGGCTTTGCAGCGAACTCGCCCGAGCAGGCCGACGCCTGGCACGCGGCCGGTCTCGCCAATGGCGGCAAGACCTGCGAAAATCCGCCGGGCGTACGCGAAGGCAGCGCGGGCAAACTCTATCTCGCCTATTTGCGCGATCTCGACGGCAACAAAATCTGCGCGATGCACCGGATGGCGACGTAGATCGCAGGATGGGATACGGCTTCGGCTAACCACCCTACGCATTAAAAAGCAATTGGGAGGCCAAACCATGAATCGATTTATCGGATCTCTGGCGGCCTCCGCCGCATTGTTCGCGGCGAACCTGCTGCCGGCCCACGCCGAGATGGACGTCGCTCAGCTCAAGAAGGCGATCGAGACGTCGA
This portion of the Bradyrhizobium sp. AZCC 2262 genome encodes:
- a CDS encoding VOC family protein, producing the protein MFSHVMIGTNDLEKAKAFYDALLGTLDIRPARVDGHRIFYITKTGIFSVSKPINGEPATHANGGTIGFAANSPEQADAWHAAGLANGGKTCENPPGVREGSAGKLYLAYLRDLDGNKICAMHRMAT